A genomic region of Salvelinus alpinus chromosome 12, SLU_Salpinus.1, whole genome shotgun sequence contains the following coding sequences:
- the myog gene encoding myogenin: MELFETNPYFFPDQRFYEGGDNFYQSRLPGGYDQGGYQERGGSMMGLCGGLSGGVGVGLGGGMEDKATPSGLSPHPEPHCPGQCLPWACKLCKRKTVTMDRRKAATMREKRRLKKVNEAFEALKRSTLMNPNQRLPKVEILRSAIQYIERLQALVSSLNQQENDQGTQGLHYRTGPAQPRVSSSSEQGSGSTCCSSPEWSNTSDHCTQSYSNEDLLSADSPEQTNLRSLTSIVDSITAAEGAPVAYPVPVDIPK, from the exons ATGGAGCTTTTCGAGACCAACCCCTACTTCTTCCCCGACCAACGCTTCTACGAAGGGGGGGACAACTTCTACCAGTCCCGGCTGCCGGGTGGGTATGACCAGGGGGGCTACCAGGAGCGCGGGGGTTCCATGATGGGGCTTTGTGGGGGTCTATCCgggggggttggggtagggttGGGTGGAGGTATGGAGGACAAGGCAACCCCCTCTGGTCTCTCCCCCCACCCGGAGCCCCACTGCCCCGGCCAGTGCCTACCTTGGGCCTGCAAGCTGTGCAAACGCAAGACTGTGACCATGGACCGACGGAAAGCGGCCACAATGCGTGAGAAGAGGAGGCTGAAGAAGGTGAACGAGGCATTCGAAGCCCTGAAGAGGAGCACCCTGATGAACCCCAACCAGAGGCTGCCCAAGGTGGAGATCCTGAGGAGTGCCATCCAGTACATTGAGAGGCTGCAGGCACTTGTCTCCTCCCTCAACCAGCAGGAGAACGACCAGGGAACACAGGGCTTACACTACCGCACCGGACCTGCCCAACCCAGG GTGTCGTCGTCGAGTGAGCAGGGATCAGGCAGCACCTGCTGTAGCAGCCCAGAGTGGAGCAACACCTCAGACCACTGTACCCAGAGCTACAGCAACGAGG acctCCTGAGTGCAGACTCTCCAGAGCAGACTAACCTGCGCTCTCTGACGTCCATCGTGGACAGCATCACAGCAGCAGAGGGGGCTCCGGTGGCCTACCCTGTACCTGTGGACATTCCCAAATAA